A window of the Cicer arietinum cultivar CDC Frontier isolate Library 1 chromosome 6, Cicar.CDCFrontier_v2.0, whole genome shotgun sequence genome harbors these coding sequences:
- the LOC101494202 gene encoding probable serine/threonine-protein kinase PBL5 → MNCFCVTGKNQVKSNTQNPTISNSTSARNGNMESRVNAENDEVAVELMNLTLNDGVSGEPSVQKFSFDELIAATDNFRSSSVLGQGGFGTVYKGYLPKQKSVAIKRLDPKGGQGTEEFIAEVKTLCKAKHENLVKLIGYCAEGEHKLLVYEYMQWGSVESHLFGRPLGKQLGVLDWNTRIKIALDVAKALKYLHVTMNPPYVYRDLKCSNILLEAGYKAKLSDFGFARIGPIGDKRLVTTRILGTYGYCAPDYINTGHLTFKSDIFSFGVVLLELISGRRAVDDSKPDDEKDLVSLARPIIRDRSRIKEIVDPLLEDKYPWRGLYQMIGIASFCLDVRPNMRPEIADIVNALQYVYSKGCKDQPESYSRFTRVRKRSTSAEKGKAKVTN, encoded by the exons ATGAATTGCTTTTGCGTTACCGGAAAGAACCAAGTCAAAAGCAACACCCAGAACCCCACCATTTCCAATTCTACTTCCGCAA GAAATGGAAATATGGAGTCTCGGGTGAATGCGGAAAATGATGAAGTTGCTGTGGAATTGATGAATTTAACTTTAAACGACGGGGTTTCCGGTGAACCGTCGGTACAgaaattctcttttgatgaactTATAGCTGCAACAGACAATTTTAGGTCAAGTAGCGTTTTGGGTCAAGGAGGTTTTGGCACAGTTTACAAAGGGTACTTGCCAAAACAAAag AGTGTAGCTATAAAGCGACTTGACCCAAAAGGTGGACAAGGAACCGAGGAATTTATTGCTGAAGTGAAGACATTGTGCAAAGCAAAGCATGAAAATCTAGTCAAATTGATTGGATATTGTGCTGAGGGAGAGCACAAGCTATTAGTTTATGAGTACATGCAATGGGGATCTGTGGAAAGCCATTTGTTTG GTCGTCCACTTGGCAAACAACTTGGAGTTCTTGATTGGAACACAAGGATAAAAATAGCACTTGATGTAGCAAAGGCATTGAAGTATTTGCATGTGACAATGAATCCTCCTTATGTATACCGTGACCTAAAATGCTCAAACATTTTGTTAGAGGCTGGATATAAAGCAAAGTTATCTGATTTTGGGTTTGCTAGAATAGGCCCAATTGGTGATAAGAGACTTGTTACAACAAGGATTTTGGGCACATATGGATATTGTGCACCTGATTATATTAACACAGGTCATTTGACATTTAAGTCAGATATTTTTAGCTTTGGAGTTGTTCTTTTGGAGCTTATAAGTGGTAGAAGAGCTGTTGATGATTCAAAACCTGACGATGAAAAAGATCTGGTTTCATTG GCAAGGCCTATAATAAGAGATAGGAGCAGAATAAAAGAAATAGTTGACCCATTGCTCGAAGATAAATATCCATGGAGAGGTTTATACCAAATGATTGGTATTGCCTCATTCTGTCTTGACGTGCGTCCTAACATGAGGCCTGAAATAGCTGATATTGTCAATGCTCTACAATACGTTTATTCCAAAGGGTGTAAAGATCAACCAGAAAGTTATTCACGTTTTACTAGAGTGAGAAAAAGATCTACATCTGCAGAGAAGGGCAAAGCAAAAGTAACAAACTAG
- the LOC140920906 gene encoding uncharacterized protein, producing MQQRSSTSNSRSSSDEHRAINIGAEQQQNAKRRRNADDDSLDVLPLYHLRTAFGRREVSRSRSPPSDKLIHAIPLLVVLCLFTLWWFSFPVDVEIKDGRITTIRQIDTPLANDHTRIDLTILAVAASSPMPSIHQDLSGEDEMYLPPANSPN from the exons ATGCAGCAGAGATCTTCAACCTCAAACTCGAGAAGTTCATCCGACGAGCACAGAGCCATCAACATCGGCGCAGAACAGCAGCAAAACGCAAAACGGAGAAGGAACGCCGATGATGATTCGCTCGACGTCCTTCCTCTTTATCACTTACGGACCGCCTTCGGAAGGAGGGAAGTTTCGCGGTCACGTTCACCACCGTCAGACAAGTTGATTCACGCTATCCCCTTGCTTGTAGTGCTATGTCTCTTCACTCTCTGGTGGTTCTCTTTTCCAG ttgATGTGGAGATCAAGGATGGTAGAATTACAACGATAAGACAAATTGATACACCACTTGCAAACGATCATACTCGAATTGATCTTACCATACTCGCCGTTGCTGCATCTTCGCCAATGCCTTCAATTCATCAAGATCTTTCAGGTGAGGATGAAATGTACTTGCCCCCGGCAAATTCACCTAACTGA
- the LOC101493873 gene encoding uncharacterized protein encodes MQSSYRQRIIPWLILTMIISYILYSSNLLLLTNRKRDCSTTVHLDAATHEQLEMIGTGNLSTATSSIIENTVLKETKTKTSKKVKEEEEQQEQDEEELSIDELSQRQDTEAKHIVFGIAASSTLWDIRKEYIKVWWKPNETRGVVWLDQRVNTQSNEGLPEVRISGDTTRFKYSNVQGTRSALRISRVVTETLKLGMEDVRWFMMGDDDTVFMVDNVVRVLSKYDHTQFYYVGSSSESHVQNIHFSYAMAYGGGGFAISYPLAKELAKMQDRCIQRYPALYGSDDRMQACMAELGVPLTKEAGFHQYDVYGDLLGLLGAHPVAPLVSLHHLDVVQPIFPKMNRVQSLRHLMKSVKQDSSSIIQQSICYDKKRYWSISVSWGYVIQVLRGVLSPRELEMPTRTFLNWYRRADYTAYAFNTRPVTKHPCQKAFLFYMNRTRYDPVKKQIVGTYSRYKSKPPYCRWKMDSPEDIDTIVVSKRPDPLRWQRSPRRDCCRVQPTRKGKTMYIWVGNCREGEVSELILKGGS; translated from the exons ATGCAATCTTCATACAGGCAACGTATCATCCCTTGGTTGATACTAACCATGATAATATCATACATTCTTTACTCTTCCAATCTTCTTTTATTAACCAATCGAAAGCGTGATTGTTCCACCACCGTTCATTTAGATGCAGCCACTCATGAACAACTTGAGATGATTGGCACTGGTAATTTATCCACAGCAACATCTTCTATCATTGAAAACACAGTTTTAAAAGAGACGAAAACGAAAACGAGCAAAAAAGTAAAGGAGGAAGAAGAACAACAAGAACAAGATGAAGAAGAGTTGTCCATTGATGAGTTGTCTCAAAGACAAGACACAGAGGCCAAACACATTGTTTTTGGGATAGCAGCCTCATCAACTTTGTGGGATATAAGAAAGGAATATATCAAAGTTTGGTGGAAGCCTAATGAAACAAGAGGGGTAGTTTGGTTGGATCAAAGAGTGAATACACAATCAAATGAAGGGTTACCAGAGGTTAGAATTTCAGGGGACACAACAAGGTTTAAATATTCGAATGTTCAAGGAACAAGATCTGCTTTAAGGATTTCAAGGGTGGTGACAGAGACATTGAAACTTGGGATGGAGGATGTGAGATGGTTCATGATGGGTGATGATGATACAGTTTTTATGGTTGATAATGTTGTTAGAGTTCTTTCTAAGTATGATCatactcaattttattatgttgGAAGCTCTTCTGAGAGCCATGTTCAGAATATACATTTTTCTTATGCTATGGCTTATGGTGGTGGAGGATTTGCTATAAGTTACCCTTTGGCGAAAGAGCTTGCAAAAATGCAGGATCGTTGTATTCAGCGTTATCCTGCTTTGTATGGTAGTGATGATAGAATGCAAGCTTGCATGGCTGAGTTAGGGGTTCCATTAACCAAGGAAGCAGGGTTTCATCAG TATGATGTGTATGGGGACCTATTAGGCCTTCTAGGAGCACATCCAGTGGCCCCACTAGTGTCATTGCACCACCTGGATGTAGTGCAACCAATATTTCCAAAGATGAACAGAGTACAATCCCTGAGGCACTTAATGAAATCAGTGAAGCAAGACTCAAGTAGCATAATACAACAATCAATTTGCTATGACAAAAAAAGATATTGGTCCATATCTGTTTCATGGGGCTATGTGATTCAAGTTTTGAGGGGAGTGTTGTCCCCTAGAGAATTAGAGATGCCAACACGCACCTTTCTCAATTGGTATAGAAGAGCTGATTACACTGCATATGCTTTCAACACAAGGCCTGTAACCAAACACCCTTGTCAGAAAGCTTTCCTTTTTTATATGAACAGAACTCGTTATGATCCTGTTAAGAAGCAAATTGTTGGTACTTATTCACGTTACAAATCTAAACCTCCTTATTGTCGGTGGAAAATGGACTCACCAGAGGATATCGATACCATTGTAGTTTCAAAAAGACCAGATCCTCTTCGTTGGCAAAGG TCACCAAGGAGGGATTGTTGTAGAGTTCAACCGACACGTAAGGGAAAAACAATGTACATATGGGTTGGCAATTGTCGAGAGGGAGAGGTTAGTGAATTGATCCTTAAAGGTGGAAGTTGA